In a genomic window of Pelotomaculum isophthalicicum JI:
- a CDS encoding MFS transporter yields the protein MPDKKTNPSFSQSSPAKNRVNGEKRPVTRAAQQSDKYKWVTLSNTTLGMLMASINANIIMISLPAIFRGININPLAPDQISYLLWVLMGYTVVTATLLVSFGRLSDIFGRVRLYNLGFAIFTLSSILLFLTPGQGSAGALELIGFRLLQGVGAGFLFSNSTAILTDAFPPWERGMAMGLNQIAFVGGSLLGLLGGGVLAVFHWRLVFLISVPVGILGTAWAYLKLRETGAVNERQRIDLWGNATFAVGLTVLLIALNYGIMPYGTSQTGWGNPLVIAGIAAGLVLLAVFLWVELKVSEPMFRLSLFRIRIFTAGNLSGFLYSVARGGLMFMLVIWLQGIWLPLHGYNFEDTPLWAGIYMTPMMAGFFLMGPLSGWLSDRFGSRGFATGGMLLTLAGFLLLATLPANFPYLTFLLILLLLGLGMGMFAAPNTTAIMNSVPPEYRGVASGMRATIQNTGALLSMSLFFTIVIMGLAAKLPPIMYQGLLSSGIPVAEARQIANLPPTGALFAAFLGYNPMEQLIPQQVLVNLPVATQNLVLGKDFFPSLIAPAFIASMRLTFYFSAVMSVVAAVASFMRGEKYIHGQED from the coding sequence TTGCCGGATAAAAAAACTAATCCAAGCTTTTCTCAAAGTTCACCGGCCAAAAACCGGGTAAATGGTGAAAAAAGGCCGGTTACCCGGGCGGCCCAGCAAAGCGATAAATACAAGTGGGTAACCCTCTCCAATACCACCCTGGGCATGCTAATGGCTTCCATTAATGCCAATATTATAATGATTTCCCTGCCAGCCATTTTTCGGGGCATAAACATTAATCCCCTGGCCCCGGACCAGATTTCTTACCTCTTGTGGGTATTGATGGGCTATACCGTGGTGACGGCCACTTTACTGGTCTCCTTTGGTCGCCTTTCGGATATATTCGGAAGGGTACGGCTTTATAATCTTGGCTTTGCCATATTTACCCTGAGCTCCATCCTGTTATTTTTAACTCCAGGCCAGGGCAGCGCCGGGGCCTTGGAGTTAATTGGTTTTCGCCTGTTGCAGGGGGTGGGGGCAGGGTTTTTATTCTCCAATAGCACCGCTATATTGACCGATGCCTTTCCTCCGTGGGAAAGGGGCATGGCCATGGGCTTAAACCAAATAGCCTTCGTGGGGGGCTCCCTGCTGGGCCTTTTGGGAGGAGGAGTGCTGGCTGTGTTCCACTGGCGGCTGGTATTCTTAATCAGCGTGCCTGTGGGAATTTTGGGTACCGCGTGGGCGTACCTTAAGTTAAGGGAAACCGGGGCCGTAAATGAAAGGCAAAGAATAGACCTTTGGGGTAACGCAACCTTTGCCGTGGGGCTGACCGTTTTATTAATTGCCTTAAACTACGGCATTATGCCATACGGTACGTCCCAAACGGGCTGGGGCAACCCGTTGGTGATTGCCGGCATCGCGGCGGGGCTGGTGCTATTAGCCGTCTTTCTCTGGGTGGAGCTAAAGGTGTCGGAGCCAATGTTTCGCCTGAGCCTTTTTCGCATCCGCATATTTACCGCGGGCAATTTAAGCGGCTTTCTATATTCTGTGGCCCGTGGCGGCCTGATGTTCATGCTAGTCATTTGGTTGCAAGGCATCTGGCTGCCCCTGCATGGTTACAATTTTGAGGATACCCCTCTCTGGGCGGGGATATATATGACTCCCATGATGGCTGGGTTTTTCCTCATGGGACCCTTGAGCGGCTGGTTGTCCGACCGTTTTGGCTCCCGTGGTTTTGCCACCGGGGGTATGTTGCTTACCCTGGCTGGCTTTTTACTTTTGGCCACTTTGCCGGCTAACTTTCCCTATTTGACCTTTTTGTTGATACTGCTGCTATTGGGTCTGGGCATGGGTATGTTTGCGGCTCCCAACACAACAGCCATTATGAACTCCGTGCCCCCGGAATACCGGGGAGTGGCTTCGGGAATGCGGGCTACGATTCAGAATACCGGGGCACTTTTAAGCATGAGCCTGTTTTTTACCATTGTGATTATGGGGTTGGCCGCCAAGTTACCCCCGATAATGTACCAGGGGCTGCTCAGTTCTGGCATTCCGGTGGCAGAAGCCCGGCAAATCGCCAATTTACCCCCTACCGGGGCACTTTTTGCCGCATTTTTGGGCTACAATCCGATGGAGCAGTTGATTCCTCAACAGGTATTGGTGAATCTGCCGGTAGCAACCCAAAACTTGGTGCTCGGCAAAGATTTCTTTCCTTCTCTGATTGCCCCGGCATTTATTGCCAGCATGCGCCTGACCTTTTATTTTTCCGCAGTTATGTCTGTGGTGGCGGCGGTGGCATCCTTTATGCGAGGAGAAAAATATATCCACGGTCAGGAGGACTAA
- a CDS encoding MarR family winged helix-turn-helix transcriptional regulator: MDEKNIRDMRDIMQTKVEYLQQFEENLDRANRILKYLTQLYLGRKGLSLSRYRIMRYLHVRQDVNMTELQNRLLISAASLTELADSLEKEGLVQRVRQQADRRMVYLHLTEKGRAVYKEVLKFRCERLEKALSEPEDLTQINDFLERIISGLKEQVVASDEGFCSKPDP, translated from the coding sequence ATGGATGAAAAAAATATACGGGATATGCGGGATATCATGCAAACAAAAGTTGAATACTTACAACAGTTTGAAGAGAATCTGGACAGGGCCAACAGGATACTGAAATATCTTACCCAGCTATACCTGGGGAGAAAGGGTTTAAGCCTTTCCCGCTACCGGATAATGCGTTATTTGCATGTCAGACAGGATGTCAACATGACGGAACTGCAAAACCGGCTGTTGATCTCTGCAGCCAGCCTCACTGAGCTGGCGGACAGTTTGGAAAAAGAGGGACTAGTGCAGCGGGTGCGCCAGCAGGCTGACCGGCGGATGGTGTATTTGCATTTAACAGAAAAAGGCCGGGCTGTTTATAAAGAGGTGTTGAAGTTTCGCTGTGAGCGTCTTGAAAAGGCACTATCCGAACCGGAGGATTTAACGCAAATTAATGATTTTTTGGAGAGGATTATTAGTGGCTTAAAAGAACAGGTGGTGGCGTCTGACGAGGGCTTTTGCAGTAAACCCGACCCATAA
- a CDS encoding ABC transporter ATP-binding protein translates to MNEKNIVINKNYENMPDLRRMRSVGHQRFNPTAKPRDTKGTLIRLVKIFKIRRKSILLAALLTIISTAISIITPLLVGRVINTFNINTNLVDFSLLRTILIALVLCYLASWIIDTLNGVLMAKVTQELVKHMRAEFFSKLQRVPLNFYDTRSHGDTMSRITNDIDNISNTISQTTTQLIASVFSITGAFVMMLVLSPILTLVVLVSVPLFLILTKVIARHSRRYFGGQQQKLGALNGVIEENIVGLKMVKAFNRQQNVLEDFKKTNCELCSYSTKAQIWAGFLMPFMNVINNLSFTFIACAGGILSAKGMITIGVVVSFLTYSKQFGQPLNNIAGMFNNIQSALAGAERVFEIMDEDEEVPDTAGAKELNNPKGKVEFCNVSFSYDAGKPVLKNINFKVQPGEMVALVGETGSGKTTIVNLLSRYYELEQGSILIDNTDITDITRKSLRSCFSVVLQDTCLFTGTIYENIRYSRPHASDVEVREAARVAHADEFISRLPKGYDTIVTGSMDNLSEGQRQLLAIARAILCNAPILILDEATSSVDTKTEKEIQNAFLTLIEHRTSFLIAHRLSTIRDADKIMVIGSGEILESGTHEELMKNHGVYYKMVISQLGYDMEEFHSVFA, encoded by the coding sequence ATGAATGAAAAGAATATCGTAATAAATAAAAATTATGAAAACATGCCCGATCTGAGAAGGATGAGGAGCGTCGGGCATCAGCGCTTTAACCCAACAGCAAAGCCCAGGGATACAAAAGGAACTCTGATCAGGTTAGTTAAGATTTTCAAGATTAGGCGCAAATCCATTTTGTTGGCGGCGCTTCTGACTATAATATCTACTGCGATTTCTATTATTACGCCTTTATTAGTGGGTAGAGTAATAAATACCTTTAACATAAATACAAATTTGGTTGATTTTTCTCTTTTAAGAACAATACTAATTGCTCTTGTTTTATGCTACCTGGCAAGCTGGATTATTGATACGTTGAACGGTGTGCTGATGGCTAAGGTAACACAGGAACTGGTAAAGCATATGAGAGCTGAATTTTTTTCGAAGCTTCAGAGGGTTCCGCTCAACTTCTACGACACAAGGTCTCATGGGGATACAATGAGCAGGATAACAAATGATATTGATAATATCAGTAATACCATTTCCCAGACGACAACACAGCTTATTGCCAGCGTTTTTTCCATAACAGGCGCGTTTGTCATGATGCTGGTTTTAAGTCCGATTTTAACGCTTGTTGTATTGGTATCTGTTCCGTTGTTTCTTATATTAACAAAAGTCATCGCCAGACACAGTCGAAGGTATTTTGGGGGCCAGCAGCAAAAGTTGGGCGCTTTGAACGGAGTAATAGAAGAGAATATTGTCGGGCTTAAAATGGTAAAAGCGTTCAACCGGCAGCAAAATGTCCTGGAGGATTTTAAAAAAACAAACTGTGAGCTATGCAGTTATTCCACAAAAGCTCAAATTTGGGCGGGTTTTTTGATGCCGTTTATGAATGTAATCAATAATTTAAGCTTCACTTTTATAGCATGTGCCGGAGGAATACTATCAGCCAAGGGAATGATAACCATCGGTGTAGTAGTGAGCTTCCTCACATATTCAAAGCAATTTGGGCAGCCTTTGAATAATATAGCCGGAATGTTCAATAACATTCAGTCGGCTCTGGCTGGTGCGGAAAGGGTTTTTGAAATAATGGATGAAGATGAGGAAGTTCCGGATACGGCTGGGGCAAAAGAGTTGAATAACCCGAAAGGAAAAGTTGAGTTCTGTAATGTTTCGTTTTCCTACGATGCTGGCAAGCCTGTATTGAAAAATATCAATTTTAAAGTTCAACCAGGGGAGATGGTAGCATTGGTTGGCGAGACCGGATCAGGGAAAACAACGATTGTTAATCTTCTGAGCCGCTATTATGAATTGGAACAGGGCAGCATCCTAATTGACAATACCGATATCACAGACATTACCAGAAAAAGCCTGAGAAGCTGTTTCTCTGTTGTTTTACAGGATACCTGCCTTTTTACAGGTACTATATATGAAAATATCAGATATTCAAGGCCGCACGCATCTGATGTGGAAGTTAGAGAGGCGGCTAGAGTGGCTCATGCAGATGAATTTATATCCCGTCTGCCGAAGGGCTATGATACTATTGTAACAGGCAGCATGGATAATCTCAGTGAGGGACAGCGGCAATTGCTTGCGATTGCCCGGGCCATTCTATGCAATGCCCCGATTTTAATTTTAGACGAGGCCACAAGTAGCGTTGATACAAAAACCGAAAAGGAAATCCAAAATGCCTTTTTAACGCTTATAGAGCATCGCACCAGCTTTTTAATTGCACATCGCCTTTCAACAATTCGTGATGCTGATAAAATAATGGTCATTGGTAGCGGCGAGATATTGGAGAGCGGAACCCACGAGGAACTCATGAAAAACCATGGAGTTTATTACAAAATGGTCATAAGTCAGCTGGGATATGATATGGAAGAATTTCATTCTGTTTTTGCTTAG
- a CDS encoding recombinase family protein, with product MQAAIYVRVSTDDQVRHGFSLAEQKAACRNRAAALGASVITEFADEGISGSTMDRPGLTALRSAVRNNQVDLLVVRDPDRLSRKLSHQLLLTEEFEKAGVKIEFLDFDWKDTPEGRLFYSVRGAIAEYEREKIRDRMVRGKDQKARQGGVPIGFYNYGYNYTPDSGKVTVNDSEAPVVINIFNWFVYEDIGMNGVARRLNEMGIPTRKGKGKWHRNVIRQILRNPVYVGFWRYKEFSIQVPDIVNGETWNKAQEKLKEARRLWAGLSKNEYLLSGLISCSECGNTMTGVYTNWWDKRERRYTCHKNSQGAKSRGCVPAKFLPAEVIENAVWEQVQVWLNDPDTLAKEAVSEEPREEELRQELDRIEEHLKGVEKGRNSILDTLALGLVELDTNTKNKLTDLKRRKERLENRKKELEAVLSEAYRYISGLEELRLISRQILSKLNSLDFSDKKALIRTLVSQVIIAGRGQPGRNGLKDTQVTIVAKLPEQIDSSVFSDIVR from the coding sequence ATGCAAGCAGCAATCTATGTCAGAGTAAGCACGGATGATCAGGTGCGGCATGGCTTTTCTCTCGCGGAGCAGAAAGCAGCCTGCCGCAACCGGGCCGCCGCCCTGGGTGCTTCTGTAATTACCGAATTTGCCGACGAAGGTATATCCGGCAGCACAATGGACAGGCCCGGCCTTACAGCTTTGCGCAGCGCCGTCAGAAACAATCAGGTTGACTTACTTGTAGTCCGAGATCCGGACCGGCTGTCGCGAAAGTTGTCACACCAGTTGCTTCTCACAGAAGAATTTGAAAAGGCCGGTGTAAAGATTGAATTCCTTGATTTCGACTGGAAGGACACTCCGGAGGGCAGGTTGTTTTATTCCGTCCGGGGGGCTATAGCGGAATACGAACGTGAAAAAATCAGGGACAGGATGGTAAGGGGTAAAGATCAGAAAGCCAGGCAGGGTGGTGTACCAATAGGTTTTTACAACTATGGCTATAATTATACTCCGGATTCGGGTAAAGTTACGGTGAATGATAGTGAAGCGCCAGTTGTGATAAATATTTTCAATTGGTTCGTTTACGAAGATATAGGCATGAACGGTGTTGCCAGAAGGTTGAATGAAATGGGAATACCTACAAGGAAAGGCAAGGGAAAGTGGCACCGCAACGTAATCAGGCAAATTTTGAGAAACCCTGTTTATGTGGGGTTTTGGCGATATAAGGAATTTTCTATTCAAGTGCCTGATATAGTAAACGGTGAAACTTGGAATAAAGCCCAGGAGAAACTAAAGGAAGCTCGCCGGCTTTGGGCCGGATTGAGCAAAAATGAATACCTGCTGTCCGGGCTAATATCCTGTTCCGAGTGCGGTAACACTATGACCGGTGTCTATACAAACTGGTGGGATAAGAGGGAGCGCCGGTATACTTGCCATAAAAACAGTCAGGGGGCTAAAAGCAGGGGTTGCGTTCCTGCCAAGTTCTTGCCAGCGGAAGTAATCGAAAACGCAGTATGGGAGCAAGTACAAGTCTGGCTGAATGATCCAGACACACTAGCTAAAGAAGCGGTCAGCGAAGAACCCAGGGAGGAAGAGCTAAGGCAGGAGTTGGATAGAATTGAAGAACACCTGAAAGGAGTCGAAAAAGGACGCAACTCCATTCTTGACACGCTTGCTTTAGGATTGGTTGAACTGGACACCAATACTAAAAATAAGCTAACCGATTTAAAGCGCAGGAAAGAAAGGCTTGAGAACAGAAAAAAAGAACTGGAAGCAGTTTTAAGCGAGGCTTACAGGTACATATCCGGCCTGGAAGAATTAAGGCTTATCTCAAGGCAGATTTTATCCAAGTTAAACAGCCTGGACTTTAGTGATAAAAAAGCCCTGATCAGAACCTTGGTTTCCCAGGTAATTATAGCCGGCCGGGGCCAACCGGGCAGGAACGGTTTAAAAGATACGCAGGTTACTATAGTTGCTAAACTTCCGGAGCAAATAGACAGTTCCGTTTTTTCTGATATCGTACGCTAG
- a CDS encoding TadE/TadG family type IV pilus assembly protein → MSTDSGRETRNTLIKDEKGVILVEFAFCFIILIVLFLGTVTLSFAFRDYVSLQRVVREGAREAVITGNTSMAYSKAYQAAWLWGLKPENLTITFQQEVDGNRTFEKCYGTYQIELFNYTFPALVGQASLSDININANATFGWWDFTKKNP, encoded by the coding sequence GTGAGTACAGATTCCGGTCGGGAAACCAGAAATACTTTAATTAAGGACGAAAAGGGCGTCATTTTGGTGGAATTCGCTTTTTGTTTCATTATCCTTATCGTGCTGTTCCTCGGAACTGTCACTTTATCGTTTGCGTTCCGGGATTATGTGTCTTTACAAAGAGTGGTGAGAGAAGGTGCAAGAGAAGCAGTTATAACCGGCAACACCAGTATGGCATACTCAAAAGCCTACCAGGCCGCCTGGCTGTGGGGGTTAAAACCGGAGAACCTTACAATAACCTTCCAGCAGGAGGTAGACGGGAACCGGACATTTGAAAAGTGTTACGGCACATATCAGATCGAATTGTTCAACTACACTTTCCCTGCTCTGGTAGGCCAGGCGTCACTTAGCGATATTAATATCAACGCAAACGCCACGTTTGGGTGGTGGGACTTTACAAAGAAAAACCCTTAA
- a CDS encoding TadE/TadG family type IV pilus assembly protein: protein MKIIKNERGSILVELGFIGPVFIGMVFMLLITGLWIYNATQTSQAARLAAHQLAVTGNYSEANQIAYYHLNKTGIALSTKEVSVYWSGDVACALVKADMETYMPGLVKLFNPSASNWTGKVTISREAQTTGEYRFRSGNQKYFN, encoded by the coding sequence TTGAAGATCATAAAAAACGAGCGAGGGTCGATATTGGTGGAACTCGGCTTTATAGGGCCGGTTTTCATCGGTATGGTATTCATGTTACTTATTACCGGCCTGTGGATTTACAACGCCACACAAACCAGCCAGGCCGCCCGGCTTGCGGCGCACCAACTGGCGGTAACGGGAAATTACAGCGAGGCTAATCAAATAGCTTATTATCACCTCAATAAAACTGGAATAGCGTTATCCACTAAAGAGGTTTCTGTTTATTGGAGTGGAGACGTAGCCTGTGCTCTTGTTAAAGCCGATATGGAAACATATATGCCGGGCCTGGTAAAGCTCTTTAACCCCTCAGCTTCCAATTGGACAGGAAAAGTAACAATTTCAAGGGAGGCGCAGACTACCGGTGAGTACAGATTCCGGTCGGGAAACCAGAAATACTTTAATTAA
- a CDS encoding ABC transporter ATP-binding protein → MDIYNYYFNKYKFPFIIAVSCVFFEAMCDLLQPTIMARIIDEGVKSSRVDIVIRLGLLMLMITAFGACFAAARNILSSKVSQNFGVDLRCDVFSKIIHFSEVSTDKIESGSLITRLTNDTSQVIQFINGLMRIFFKAPVTCLGSIILAVILSPKLSFIMFFVVVIVSAFIIISMKMSYIRFAKVQYAIDKVNTVVQEYLLGIRLVKAFGRYEEEEEKFDGANADLSDKSASSQLVIAYFSPVMSLTVSLGIASILYTGSVLFSNSEIEVGKVAAFINYMTQIMASLIMITNIFNIFVRTKASTERINEVLNSEEDFKGVKQTIKYDFEGLSFNDVTFAYPNGSGMPAINNLTFKVDRGETLAIIGPTGSGKTTLTWLCLRFYDVEKGAICFNNNDIKMLDCNTLRDNIALAPQKSMLFTGTVFENIAWGNPNASKEEIIKAALAAQADEFIQRMPNRYESILGRGGVNLSGGQKQRISIARALVKKSPVLILDDCTSALDAVTEAKVRLGLKTADTEKTIIMITQRIGTAMSADKILVLDNGVKVGFGSHNELLDSCDTYRGIFESQIGGNLNGDIYE, encoded by the coding sequence ATGGATATTTACAATTATTATTTTAACAAATATAAATTTCCGTTTATTATAGCTGTCAGCTGTGTATTTTTTGAAGCAATGTGCGATCTGCTGCAGCCGACAATTATGGCGCGCATTATTGACGAGGGCGTGAAAAGCAGCCGTGTGGATATCGTGATCAGGCTGGGTCTGCTGATGCTTATGATAACTGCGTTTGGAGCGTGCTTCGCGGCTGCCCGAAATATTCTATCAAGTAAGGTGTCTCAAAATTTCGGTGTGGATTTAAGGTGCGACGTATTTTCAAAAATAATTCATTTTTCTGAAGTCAGCACAGATAAAATCGAAAGCGGCTCGCTGATAACCCGTTTAACAAACGACACATCTCAGGTAATACAGTTCATCAACGGGTTGATGAGGATTTTCTTTAAAGCACCTGTCACCTGCTTAGGCAGTATCATTCTTGCCGTGATCCTGAGCCCGAAGCTGAGCTTTATCATGTTTTTTGTCGTGGTAATAGTTTCAGCTTTCATTATAATCAGTATGAAAATGAGCTATATCCGTTTTGCAAAGGTACAGTATGCCATTGACAAAGTCAACACGGTTGTTCAGGAATATCTGCTGGGTATAAGACTGGTTAAGGCTTTTGGAAGGTATGAAGAAGAGGAAGAAAAGTTCGATGGTGCCAATGCGGATTTATCGGATAAAAGTGCGTCGTCTCAGCTTGTTATTGCATATTTTTCGCCCGTTATGTCACTTACCGTCAGTTTGGGAATTGCTTCGATCCTTTATACCGGCAGTGTACTGTTCAGCAACAGTGAAATCGAAGTTGGCAAGGTGGCGGCTTTCATAAATTATATGACTCAAATAATGGCGTCTCTTATTATGATCACCAATATATTTAATATTTTTGTAAGGACAAAAGCATCTACAGAAAGAATCAATGAAGTTTTAAACAGTGAAGAGGACTTTAAAGGCGTTAAACAAACGATAAAATACGACTTCGAAGGGCTCTCATTTAACGACGTGACTTTTGCGTATCCCAATGGAAGCGGTATGCCGGCTATTAACAATCTTACTTTTAAGGTTGACAGGGGGGAGACGCTGGCAATTATCGGCCCCACTGGTTCGGGAAAAACAACACTTACTTGGCTGTGCTTGCGCTTTTACGATGTCGAAAAAGGTGCGATCTGCTTTAATAACAATGATATTAAAATGCTCGATTGCAATACGCTGAGGGATAATATAGCGTTGGCTCCGCAAAAGAGCATGTTGTTTACAGGGACGGTATTTGAAAATATAGCATGGGGTAATCCGAATGCCTCAAAAGAAGAAATAATAAAAGCGGCCCTAGCTGCGCAGGCCGATGAATTTATTCAAAGGATGCCCAATCGATATGAAAGTATTTTGGGACGAGGTGGAGTAAACCTTTCCGGTGGCCAAAAGCAGCGCATTTCCATCGCAAGGGCGTTGGTAAAAAAGTCGCCAGTTTTAATTTTGGATGACTGCACAAGCGCTCTTGACGCAGTCACGGAAGCGAAAGTCAGGCTAGGCTTGAAAACTGCTGATACTGAAAAAACAATAATAATGATAACGCAAAGGATAGGAACCGCAATGTCTGCCGATAAAATCCTTGTGCTTGACAACGGGGTTAAGGTCGGATTTGGCAGCCATAATGAACTGCTTGATTCATGTGATACCTATAGAGGAATTTTCGAGTCCCAAATTGGTGGAAACTTGAACGGTGATATATATGAATGA
- a CDS encoding TadE/TadG family type IV pilus assembly protein: MFKNILSDERGSILPIMAVVIVILIGVSAVAVDYTRRAAASEKLKTAGESAAVAGALSATRYVRLSIDPGSYRTCCGVETCSPCCVDCGDVIIREGTEKELIENNGYKKYCCSCGCGPVKIINRWVEYEGNNAELAAEMFFNANKPKEMSADQGGASSITKITTYQDRKSPYYPSVVVETTGKVKTLFMSFLNTMAPGVDFSYLNSKKCSQGLTYYYDLNGKWHRTAEDPCN; encoded by the coding sequence ATGTTTAAAAATATTCTGTCTGACGAGCGTGGAAGCATACTTCCTATTATGGCCGTTGTGATAGTGATTCTAATTGGTGTGTCCGCCGTTGCTGTTGACTACACGCGCCGCGCGGCAGCTTCCGAAAAGCTGAAAACAGCCGGTGAGTCGGCGGCCGTTGCCGGAGCTTTGAGCGCAACCAGGTATGTCAGGCTGTCTATTGACCCCGGAAGTTATAGAACTTGTTGTGGCGTAGAAACATGCAGCCCGTGCTGCGTTGATTGCGGCGATGTCATCATAAGAGAAGGCACAGAAAAAGAACTCATCGAAAATAACGGTTATAAAAAGTATTGCTGCAGTTGCGGTTGTGGTCCGGTAAAAATCATTAACCGTTGGGTTGAGTACGAAGGCAACAACGCAGAGTTGGCGGCGGAAATGTTTTTCAACGCGAATAAGCCAAAAGAGATGAGCGCCGATCAGGGCGGGGCATCAAGTATAACAAAGATAACTACCTACCAGGACAGAAAAAGTCCGTATTATCCTTCCGTGGTAGTTGAAACAACCGGTAAGGTGAAAACGCTCTTTATGAGCTTTTTAAACACGATGGCACCAGGAGTTGACTTTTCTTACCTCAACTCAAAAAAGTGTTCACAGGGACTAACTTATTATTATGACCTTAACGGCAAATGGCACCGAACAGCAGAGGATCCGTGCAATTAA